In Streptomyces venezuelae, the sequence CGTGGAGGCGCTGCTGCTCGTCCAGCGCCGTGAAGGCCGGGTGCGGCGCGGCTCGGACCAGGTCGCCCAGCGGGTCCTCGCATGCCGTCCGGGCCCGGACCGTCCTGGCGGCCTTCTCCGCGAACGCGAGCGTCACCAGGCCGAGGGCGGCCACCGCGGCGCAGGCCCATTCCCTCATGCCGTGGGGGCGTTCGGCGAACAGCAGGACGCCCGCGATGGTCCAGAAGAACATCGCCAGGACGATGCCCACGCAGCCGCAGCAGGCCAGCAGCCGGTTCTCCTGGCCGTCCGGCATCCGCGGGAGTTCGGGCAGCAGGGACTCGCGTTCACTCCCGTACGCGCTGCGCCGCGCCGTGTACTCCTCGTCGCACCGGTCGATCCAGCCGATCGACACCGGCTCGGGATCGTGCCGGCGTACGGCCTCCAGCAGGGCGGCGGGCAGTGGATGGGCGGGGGTCCGGCCGGGGTCGCGGCCTTCCTCGGTGAGGAACACCGCGCCTTCCCCGTCGATCCGGAGGGACCCGGCGAGGACGAGTTCGGCGGCCGCCGTCCCGGTCGCCTCGCCTCGCAGCAGCGCGGCGTGGTACGGCTCCAGGCGCAGGGCGGCGAGGCGCCGGAGGATCTCGCGCCGGACCAGCGTCCGGCGCCGCCACCGCAGGCCGATGGGCCCGTAGACGGCGGCGGTGACGACGGACACCGACAGGGCGAGGACGAGTTGGAGCACGTCCCGAGGCTATGTCGGCGGCCCCCGGTCCGGCACCGGATTTCCCGCCCCGCGGTCCCCGGGGGACTCGCCCCGACCGGCCCCGCTCAGCCCTCCTTCTGCGCCAGCTTCAGCAGGTGGTCGGCCAGGGCCTGGCCGCCCGCCGGGTCCCGGCTGATCAGCATCAGCGTGTCGTCGCCCGCGATCGTGCCGAGGATCGCCCGGAGTTCGGCCTGGTCGATCGCCGATGCGAGGAACTGCGCGGCACCCGGCGGGGTGCGCAGGACCACGAGGTTCGCGGACGCCTCCGCCGAGATCAGCAGCTCCCCGGAGAGGCGCCGCATGCGCTCCTCCTTCGCGGACTCGCCGAGCGGGGCCTGCGGGGTGCGGAAACCGCCCTCGCTGGGAACCGCGTAGATCAGCTCGCCGCCGGTGTTGCGGATCTTCACCGCGCCCAGTTCGTCGAGGTCGCGCGAGAGCGTCGCCTGGGTGACGCTCAGCCCGTCGTCGGCGAGCAGCTTGGCCAGCTGGCTCTGTGAGCGGACCGGCTGCCGGTTGAGGATGTCCACGATCCGGCGGTGACGCGCGGTGCGGGTCTGCGGGACGGCCTGGCCGCCTTGCTCGTTGTCCTGCGCCTGACTCATCGTCGTCTCATTCTCCGGATCCGTCCCCACCTGCTGCGTCAAGGATGCCGGGCAGGGCCCGGACGAACGCGTCCGCCTCGGCCTCGGTGAGTACGTACGGCGGCATCAGCCGTACGACGTCGGGGGCGGGCGCGTTGACCAGGAAGCCGGCATCCTGAGCCGCCTGCTGCACCCGGGCGGCGAGCGGCTCGGTCAGCACGATACCCAGCAGCAGGCCCGAGCCGCGGACGTGGGAGACGAGGGCGTGGCCCGTGCCCTCGATCCCGGAGCGCAGTCGCTCGCCCCGGGCCTTGACCTGGTCGAGCAGGCCGCCCGTCGCGATCGTGTCGATGACGGCGAGGCCGGCGGCGCAGGCGACCGGGTTCCCGCCGAAGGTGGTGCCGTGCTGACCGGGCTGGAGCAGGTCGGCGACGGGGCCGAAGGCGACCACCGCGCCGATGGGCAGACCGCCGCCCAGCCCCTTGGCGAGGGTGACGATGTCGGGCTCGACGTCCTCGTGGGCCTGGTGCTCGAACCACTGGCCGCACCGGCCGACACCGGTCTGGACCTCGTCGAGGACGAGCAGGGTGCCGGTGGCGCGGGTGATCTCGCGGGCGGCCGTCAGGTATCCGGCGGGGGGTACGACGACGCCGTTCTCGCCCTGGATGGGCTCGATGACGACGAGCGCGGTCGCCTCGGTGACGGCGGCCCGCAGGGCCTCCACGTCACCGTAGGGGACGTGCGTGACATCGCCCGGCAGGGGCCGGAAGGGCTCCTGCTTCTTCGGCTGGCCGGTGAGCGCGAGGGCACCCATGGTCCGGCCGTGGAAGCCGCCGTCGGTGGCGACCATGTGGGTCCGCCCGGTCAGCCGGCCGATCTTGAAGGCGGCCTCGATGGACTCGGCCCCGGAGTTGCAGAAGAAGACCTTGCCGGGGCGGCCGAAGAGCTGGAGCAGCCGTTCGCCGAGCGCGACGACCGGCTCGGAGATGAAGAGGTTGGAGACGTGGCCGAGGGTGGAGACCTGCTCGGTCACGGCTGCCGTGATCGCCGGGTGGGCGTGCCCGAGGGCGTTGACCGCGATGCCGCCGACGAAGTCGGTGTACTGGTTCCCGTCGGCGTCCCAGACCTGGGCGCCCTGGCCGCGCACGAGCGCGACCGCGGGGGTGCCGTAGTTGTTGGTCAGCGCGCCCTGCCAGCGTGCGCCGTACGCCTGGTTGCCGGTGCCCTTCGTCATTCCGTTCCCCCTGACTGGTCGTCGGGCACGACCATCGTGCCGATGCCGGAGTCCGTGAAGATCTCCAGCAGGATCGAGTGCTGGACCCGCCCGTCGAGCACGCGGGCGGTGTTCACCCCGTTGCGGACGGCGTGCAGGCAGCCCTCCATCTTGGGCACCATGCCGCTGGACAGCTCGGGCAGCAGCTTCTCCAGCTCGCTGACGGTGAGCTTGCTGATGACCTCGTCGCTGTGCGGCCAGTCCGCGTACAGGCCTTCGACGTCGGTGAGGACCATCAGCGTCTCGGCGCCCAGGGCGGCGGCGAGCGCCGCGGCCGCCGTGTCCGCGTTGACGTTGTAGACGTGGTGGTCGTCGGCGCTGCCGGCGATGGAGGAGATGACCGGGATCCGGCCGTCCGCCAGCAGGGCCTCGATGGCTCCGGTGTCGATGGAGGTGATCTCCCCGA encodes:
- a CDS encoding acetylornithine transaminase, yielding MTKGTGNQAYGARWQGALTNNYGTPAVALVRGQGAQVWDADGNQYTDFVGGIAVNALGHAHPAITAAVTEQVSTLGHVSNLFISEPVVALGERLLQLFGRPGKVFFCNSGAESIEAAFKIGRLTGRTHMVATDGGFHGRTMGALALTGQPKKQEPFRPLPGDVTHVPYGDVEALRAAVTEATALVVIEPIQGENGVVVPPAGYLTAAREITRATGTLLVLDEVQTGVGRCGQWFEHQAHEDVEPDIVTLAKGLGGGLPIGAVVAFGPVADLLQPGQHGTTFGGNPVACAAGLAVIDTIATGGLLDQVKARGERLRSGIEGTGHALVSHVRGSGLLLGIVLTEPLAARVQQAAQDAGFLVNAPAPDVVRLMPPYVLTEAEADAFVRALPGILDAAGGDGSGE
- a CDS encoding arginine repressor gives rise to the protein MSQAQDNEQGGQAVPQTRTARHRRIVDILNRQPVRSQSQLAKLLADDGLSVTQATLSRDLDELGAVKIRNTGGELIYAVPSEGGFRTPQAPLGESAKEERMRRLSGELLISAEASANLVVLRTPPGAAQFLASAIDQAELRAILGTIAGDDTLMLISRDPAGGQALADHLLKLAQKEG